CTGACTGCCCCGCTCTGCTCCCCCAGGCCTCCTACCCCCACCATGACAGCCCGCGCAGCAAGCGCTGCCCCTTCCGCGACCAGCCGGCCGCCTGTGAGTGCCCGTGGGGAGGGGAGACGTGTCCCAGGGGTCCCCCCGGCTGTCCCCCCACCCCGTTGACGCCATGTCCCACAGATGGCCCCGAGCTGTGGTCGTCGGTGCGCTTCCATGACTACAGCGCCAGTGGCAAGGACCAGATGGCAATGGTGCTGAGCGCCAGCTGCCCCCTGCGCCCCCGGGCCACCCTGTGCTGGAAGGAGGCGGTGGCTGAGGCTGCGCCCTGCCACGACGTCCCCAACTCCACAGCCAGCGAGGAGGAGCAGGTGAGGGATCTTGGCCTTGGGGTGCCACAGGGCACCAGCCCGGAGGGGTGCAGAGCCATGTCCCTGGCTGGGGCACCTGCCGGGCCCCAGGGTCCCTCGAGGGTGGTGGGCAGGCACTGGGGTGCCCGTAGGCTTCACGAGTTGGGGACGGTGATGCGCTCTCTGCCCGTACTAGGCATACACGCTGGACAAGGTGGACGtgcacccccagctctgcttccGGGTAAGCCCCCGCAGTCGGGTGGGCACCGCCTGGAatgggctggggggcagcggtgGGCGATGGCGACTCACCCAGCCCCTCTGCTGACCCCCGCTCCCTCCAGTTCTCCTATGGGAACAGCAGCCATGTGGAGTGTCCTCACCGTCCAGGTGAGCTCTGTGGGCGGGGGGCACCCCTGGGCTGAGCACAGCCCATCCCCGGGGTCCCTCGCACCCCTCATCCCCTGGGGCATCCTGTGATCCCCCCTCTCTCTATGGTGGCTGCAGAGACCGCCTGGAACGTCTCGGTGAGCACCCGGGGGCTGCAGCTGCGCCTGCGCCTCACCTCCAGCGTCCCCGCGGCCTTCAGTGCAGCCCTCTGCCAGCGCCGGGGCGGGCAGTGCGAGCCTGAGGCCCCCCTCTACACCGTCACGCAGGTGAGCGGCACGGGGCTGGGTGGGAcacggggggggacgacacacacacgACCGACCCACGCTGAGCCTGCCCTTGTGCTTTGCAGCCGGAGGGCTCTGCCCCGGGGGAGCTGgcgctgctgctgccagtgcagGTCCTGGGTAGCTGCGTGCTGGTAAGGTGACCCCCGCGCTGGCGCCCGCACCGCGGGGGGGACCCCAACCTGGCCCCACCTCACCCAGTCCCTTCCCCAGGTGTGGCGCTCAGACGTGCACTTTGCCCGGAAGCAGCTGCTCTGCCCCGATGGTGAGAgggggtcccggggggctgcggggggccgtGGGGGTGGGTGGATGCCCCCCCCCTCACCACCCCTCTCCCAGTCTCCCGCAGGCACTttgggctgctggggctggcactgGCGCTAGGGCTGGTGGTGACCGTGCTGCTCCTCAACTGCCGTGGAGCCTGGAGGCCGGCTGCCGGTGAGGGGCACCCCAGGgggctgtgggatggggaggcagtggccgtggggctggggtgcCAGTGGGTGCCggctccctgggctgcagagggacctggggcAGTATGGTGGATACTGGAGTGCCCTTGGGGGATgccagggtgtccccaggggATGCCAGGGGGGCTCGGGGCAGGGCTATCActgctgtcccctctgtcccgcAGGTGCCCCGGGCGGGCGCCCCGTGCTGCTGCTGTACTCGCCGGACTCAGAGGAGCACCTGGGGCTGGTGTGTGCCCTGGCCGAGCGGCTGCGCGCGGGGCTGGGCTGCGACGTGCGCCTGGACCTGTGGGAAGCGAGTGGTGTGGGGCATGCGGGTGCCCTGCCCTGGCTCTATGCCCAGCGGGGCCGTGTGGGCCGCCAGCACGGCACCGTCCTCCTCCTCTGGAGCCGGGGCAGTGCCCGGCTTTTCCACCGGTGGCAGGTCGGGGTAGCCGGTGGGATCCCCGGGGATGCCCACGACGTCTTCGGGGCGGCCATGGCCTGCCTGCAcggggagctgggagcagcgggccgcggcggcggctgggTGCTGGCCTACTTCAGCCGGCTCTGCAGCCCCCATGACGTCCCCCGGCCCCTCCGGCCCCTGCCCACCTACCGTCTGCCCCGGCAGCTGCCCCGGTTGCTGGGTGCCCTGCggggcagccccccggccccccgccgctgccggggcAGGGTGGAGGGGCTCCTGCACCGGCTGctggaggcaggggctggggagggcagcccctcaccccaGCCCCCCGGGACGGCCACAGGCACCTGAGGGCCCGTGCCAGGTCTGAGCTGGGCATTGCTgcggggctggcggtgctgggcgCAGCTACCCGGTGAGGGCAGGGGCCCCGTCATGGAGGTGTGGGGCTCGGCTGAGCGTGCTGACCGCGGCGGCAGGAGGGGTGCCCGTGGGTGCCCTGGGCAGGGGCCATGGGTGCCACGGGGGCCCAAGCAGGACTGGCCCCGGCCACGGGATGTGCTGCGGCCAGGAGAGGAGGTGCTGCCCCGGGCGGGGGCAGCTTTATTTCCACACAGGGACCTGCTCCGGAGGAGAGCCGGGACCCGGGAAGGCTCCTCAGGACACCATGGCTGGGCGAGAGGCCAGGGCGGCGCTGGAAGAAGCCGGGTGGTGGGGGGCTCCTTGCCCTGCTCGggcacggggggctgggggggccggctGGCGGGCACAGCCTGGTCCGGCTCCTCACTCCTGTGCCATCAGCAGGACCTTCTCTGCGGTGGGAGCAATAAAGGCACCGTTTCACGCTGCCCTGCTGTCCGTCTGGTGCGCCGGGGCTCGGCTGGTGCCCCGTGGCGGGGTGGGGGCGTCCCGCTGCCCCCTGCGGCACGGCGGGCGAGGGGACGCACGGCCCTTCCCGGCACGGCTGCCACACCGCGTCCCGCTGCCGGCTCCCCGGGGCTGGCCTGGGCACCGTGCCCACgccgtggggcaggggcaggcccCAAGCCCGAGCCATGGGGCCGCCCTGGTCCCCCGTGGGGCCCCGAGCCCTCCCGGCAGTGCCGGGGCGTGGAGCTCGTCCCTGGGTCGGAGCGGGAGCGGGGAGGCCCCACCCCGGGGCGGTCGCGGGCGCCGCGCTAGGACCCGGGTGTCCGGGATCGGAGCAGGAAGCGGGAGCCGGTGGCGGCGGTGGGGCCcgtggagccgggagcggggccgtcGGGAGTGGACGGCGTGGGGCCGGGGCGCCccacagccccggccccgccatgcGCCCgctggggcagctgctgctgctgcccctgctgctgctggcggtgGGTGGGCGCGGGGCCCCCCGCGACACCCTGGCCTGCTCCCAGGTGGGTCGGCGTCGCCGGCACGCGGGCCAGCGGGCACCCCGGCACCGGCGCTGGCCTcacccccgcctccccccagGGCCTCGCCTGCCGCCTCCTGGGTAAGTGCCATCGCCGCTGCCATGGCCCCCAGCCCACCCGGGGTGTGGGACCCCGCACCCATGGCCACCCTCCATCTCCCCCCAGACACCGACATGCTGTGCGGGACGGAGCCGCTGGGGCCCGGTTGCGGGCTGGTCCTGGCTCGGCTGCAGCTGGAGCCGGCGCTGCGCTGCACCGGGCCCGTGGCCTGCTTGCCCTGCCTGGAGGCGCGCCTGCGCCTGGCCCTGCCACCTGGCACCGGCGAGCCCCGCTGCCCAGCGTCGTCGGGCATCCCCGGGGCAGAGGACGGTGGCAAGGGGGAACGGTGGTCACCGATGGATGGGGCTGCCTCGTCCCAGCCTAACATCACCGGACTGCTGCTGCTCTCCGGGCACGCGTACGCCTTCTCCCGCTGCGTGGCTGTGGAGGTCCGGGTGCCCCTGGCCCCCACGCTTCCCGGCCGACCCCTGGTACGTAGGTGCGAGGCGCCAGAGATGAGTGTCCCCGCCACCGGCACTCCCTGGGCACTGCGGTGCGTGGAGATCCGGGTGCTGGCACCGGTGCATCTCCGTGGCACAGTGGTCCCGTTCCCCGTGCCCCGGGGAGCCAGGTGCCAGCAGTGCTGGTGCCTTGCCACAGCGCGGTGGTGGTTttcctgcccagggctgggtgACCTTCCGGTGCTTTGAGGCGCCGCTGGGCTCCGAGCTCCACGTCACAGCGTACACCAATTCGCGCAGCCGCCGGAGGCTGAGCCAGTGGCAGCGGGTGCCAGGTGAGCCCCCGGCGTGCCCTGCCGCAGCGGCCCTTGTCCCCCCTGCCCGCTGACCCCCTGTTCCCACAGACTGCTCGTGGCCTGCGGCACAGGCTGCCGTCCCCCAGTGCCAAGGTAGGTGCTGGCATCCCCCGGCCATGGCAGCGCCGGGACTCCCCTGCCTTGGTGCGCGTCCCCTGGGGAGGTCTGGGCGGTGGGTGCTGGGGGAGATGGTGACCCCCGGGGTGCCGTGCCCTGTGCTGCGGTGCCGGGCGGGTGGTGCCGGGTGCCCTGAGCCGCCTCCGGCACAGTGCCCAGGCTGCAGGTCTCCCCGGGGCCGAAGGAGGTGGTCGTGGAGGTGCAGGGGGCCATGGCAGGGCACAGCTACACTCTCCGGCTCTACCACAACCAGAGCCACGGCGCTGGTGGGTCAGGGCGCACGGTGACCACAGTGAGTACAAACCCCTTCCCTGACTGCCCAAGCTGGCCAGGCTCtggccgctgccccccccccgtccccgggaAGCCATGTCTGTGTTacaggcagggtgctgggaggcAGTCCCTGGGGTGTGGGTCCCCCTAGG
The genomic region above belongs to Aptenodytes patagonicus chromosome 8, bAptPat1.pri.cur, whole genome shotgun sequence and contains:
- the IL17RE gene encoding interleukin-17 receptor E, whose product is MGRPVLLAAAAALLLLLAGAGAAVTRLRVSANFECRATADSTLSRPRCRRPARPGPPLKPPALALSRARLCLPSQPCQPCLRVRLALPAAGLGGVRGLQLNFLELGSNRAGWLQVWRRHRAPGSSPWQVQFDCFPAESGWQVLVSLHTIPDRGLALSRSHLVTAELPGPVFTHAWVPEARAVEVWVPEGPALMVRLCHQLALECEELPRPFHRQVLVLGGRRVSLPYEFLVPCLCIEASYPHHDSPRSKRCPFRDQPAAYGPELWSSVRFHDYSASGKDQMAMVLSASCPLRPRATLCWKEAVAEAAPCHDVPNSTASEEEQAYTLDKVDVHPQLCFRFSYGNSSHVECPHRPETAWNVSVSTRGLQLRLRLTSSVPAAFSAALCQRRGGQCEPEAPLYTVTQPEGSAPGELALLLPVQVLGSCVLVWRSDVHFARKQLLCPDVSRRHFGLLGLALALGLVVTVLLLNCRGAWRPAAGAPGGRPVLLLYSPDSEEHLGLVCALAERLRAGLGCDVRLDLWEASGVGHAGALPWLYAQRGRVGRQHGTVLLLWSRGSARLFHRWQVGVAGGIPGDAHDVFGAAMACLHGELGAAGRGGGWVLAYFSRLCSPHDVPRPLRPLPTYRLPRQLPRLLGALRGSPPAPRRCRGRVEGLLHRLLEAGAGEGSPSPQPPGTATGT